A portion of the Rhinopithecus roxellana isolate Shanxi Qingling chromosome 19, ASM756505v1, whole genome shotgun sequence genome contains these proteins:
- the C19H17orf100 gene encoding uncharacterized protein C17orf100 homolog isoform X1, whose protein sequence is MLPAPTPDFLPAPQGGTLFEADFSLLDGIKANVILCSQQHLAAPLVMLKLQPDGKLLPMVIQLQLPSTGSPPPPLFLPTDPPVVWLLAKCWVLSSDFQLHELQSHLLRGCLMAEVIAVATMRCLPSIQPIFKAPRGVSPGYLHRHPA, encoded by the exons ATGCTTCCAGCACCCACGCCTGATTTCCTTCCTGCCCCACAG GGAGGCACACTGTTTGAAGCTGACTTCTCTCTGCTGGATGGGATCAAGGCCAACGTCATTCTCTGTAGCCAGCAGCACCTGGCTGCCCCTCTGGTCATGCTGAAACTGCAGCCTGATGGGAAACTCCTGCCCATGGTCATCCAG CTCCAACTGCCCAGCACAGGATCCCCACCACCTCCCCTTTTCTTGCCCACGGATCCTCCAGTGGTCTGGCTTCTGGCCAAATGCTGGGTCCTCAGCTCTGACTTCCAGCTCCATGAACTGCAGTCTCATCTTCTGAGGGGATGCCTGATGGCTGAGGTCATTGCTGTGGCCACCATGAGGTGCCTGCCATCGATACAGCCTATCTTCAAG GCACCTAGAGGAGTTTCTCCTGGATATCTTCACAGGCATCCTGCATAG
- the C19H17orf100 gene encoding uncharacterized protein C17orf100 homolog isoform X2, with translation MLPAPTPDFLPAPQGGTLFEADFSLLDGIKANVILCSQQHLAAPLVMLKLQPDGKLLPMVIQLQLPSTGSPPPPLFLPTDPPVVWLLAKCWVLSSDFQLHELQSHLLRGCLMAEVIAVATMRCLPSIQPIFKVTPYSLLSCIQLNI, from the exons ATGCTTCCAGCACCCACGCCTGATTTCCTTCCTGCCCCACAG GGAGGCACACTGTTTGAAGCTGACTTCTCTCTGCTGGATGGGATCAAGGCCAACGTCATTCTCTGTAGCCAGCAGCACCTGGCTGCCCCTCTGGTCATGCTGAAACTGCAGCCTGATGGGAAACTCCTGCCCATGGTCATCCAG CTCCAACTGCCCAGCACAGGATCCCCACCACCTCCCCTTTTCTTGCCCACGGATCCTCCAGTGGTCTGGCTTCTGGCCAAATGCTGGGTCCTCAGCTCTGACTTCCAGCTCCATGAACTGCAGTCTCATCTTCTGAGGGGATGCCTGATGGCTGAGGTCATTGCTGTGGCCACCATGAGGTGCCTGCCATCGATACAGCCTATCTTCAAGGTAACACCTTATTCCCTTCTCTCCTGTATTCAGCTGAATATTTGA
- the C19H17orf100 gene encoding uncharacterized protein C17orf100 homolog isoform X3 — protein sequence MLPAPTPDFLPAPQGGTLFEADFSLLDGIKANVILCSQQHLAAPLVMLKLQPDGKLLPMVIQGLKGEVEAGGGTRRAVSAECWRQSSLQGANAPSGSNCPAQDPHHLPFSCPRILQWSGFWPNAGSSALTSSSMNCSLIF from the exons ATGCTTCCAGCACCCACGCCTGATTTCCTTCCTGCCCCACAG GGAGGCACACTGTTTGAAGCTGACTTCTCTCTGCTGGATGGGATCAAGGCCAACGTCATTCTCTGTAGCCAGCAGCACCTGGCTGCCCCTCTGGTCATGCTGAAACTGCAGCCTGATGGGAAACTCCTGCCCATGGTCATCCAG GGACTGAAAGGGGAAGTGGAGGCCGGAGGAGGCACCAGAAGAGCAGTTTCTGCAGAATGCTGGAGGCAAAGCAGCTTGCAGGGTGCTAATGCACCGAGCGG CTCCAACTGCCCAGCACAGGATCCCCACCACCTCCCCTTTTCTTGCCCACGGATCCTCCAGTGGTCTGGCTTCTGGCCAAATGCTGGGTCCTCAGCTCTGACTTCCAGCTCCATGAACTGCAGTCTCATCTTCTGA
- the C19H17orf100 gene encoding uncharacterized protein C17orf100 homolog isoform X5, whose translation MDKEAVGGASEPGDRNQGGSTGVPGAAAVCETAQTAPPSGRRLVLQLDLRAGPRSRGRRQVPLLPLGGGRRRPEPARRHCRTVGDDPQGLFQKHQEKELEERRKLYP comes from the exons ATGGACAAAGAGGCTGTTGGAGGAGCCTCTGAGCCAG GAGACAGAAATCAAGGTGGAAGTACCGGAGTACCTGGGGCCGCTGCTGTTTGTGAAACTGCGCAAACGGCACCTCCTTCAGGACGACGCCTGGTTCTGCAGCTGGATCTCCGTGCAGGGCCCCGGAGCCGGGGACGACGTCAGGTTCCCTTGTTACCGCTGGGTGGAGGGCGACGGCGTCCTGAGCCTGCCCGAAGGCACTG CCGCACTGTGGGCGATGACCCTCAGGGCCTGTTCCAGAAACACCAGGAAAAGGAgctggaagagagaaggaagctgTACCCGTGA
- the C19H17orf100 gene encoding uncharacterized protein C17orf100 homolog isoform X4, giving the protein MASARGAKQSSPRVGTTRYTETSTVRVETSSHRVETSSHRVETSSRRVETSQHRSEGPSLSPSGKRLPGILEASSRHVESSSQRTETTSRHIRAASLRVETSLHCAESSAPRAKPAARQNEKQAR; this is encoded by the coding sequence ATGGCCTCAGCCCGAGGGGCCAAGCAGTCTTCTCCCCGGGTGGGGACCACCCGCTACACAGAGACGTCCACGGTCCGCGTGGAGACCTCGTCCCACCGTGTGGAGACCTCGTCCCACCGCGTGGAGACGTCGTCCCGGCGGGTGGAGACCTCCCAGCACCGCAGCGAGgggccctccctctccccctcggGAAAGCGGCTCCCTGGCATCCTCGAGGCGTCCTCCCGGCACGTGGAATCCTCCTCGCAGCGCACGGAAACGACCTCCCGCCACATCAGGGCCGCGTCCCTGAGGGTGGAGACATCTCTGCACTGCGCGGAGAGCTCAGCCCCGCGGGCCAAGCCGGCCGCCCGCCAGAACGAAAAACAGGCCCGATGA